CTGCGTCGTACTTGACGCCCGACGGGTTCACCTGCAGCACGGTGCGGCCGGCGTGGTCGTGATAGGTGTCGAACACCAGCTGGATGTAGTCGCTATCCACGTTCTGGTCGCGACGCGTGAGCTGCCTGCGAACGCCGGCGGCACCCAGCGAGTCGTACATCCGCGCGCCCACGTACAGCGCGGCCTCGTCGTAGGCGAAGCGCACCTCGGTGCGTTGGGTGGCGGGCTGGCCCTCGTTGGGCTCCGCCTGGCGGAAGTCGGTGGCCGGCGCGGGCGTCTTCCACACGTCCTCGGTGAGCTTCCCGTCCAGCACGATGCCCGCGGCGCGGTGCGCCGACACGTTGGGCGTGCCGGAGGGGTGTGCGTCCTGCGCCGCGGCGGGTGAGGCAAGCACGCCTGCTGCGAGCAGGGCGGCGAGGGTGGTTTTGATTCGCTTCATGGGCGCTGCCCCGAGTCTGGGTGCTGCACGGTCCTGCGTAACGGATGTTGGATGCAGCAAGTGGCCAGGTGGTTTACTCGGGGGTGCTACGGAGTTAGCAGCACCCGAGCTTCGTGAGCGGGTTTGGCGCCCGTGCGCACGAGTGTCATCCCGACGGAGCGGCCAGTTCGAACTGGCCCGCACACGATATCCGGCAGCGACTCAGGGATTGGCCACCCAGCAGGGGCGGCGCTCCAGGACTCCGCCTGGTTCATCTCCGTCGTGAGCATCGCCGGGTGACACGGCCGAGCGGGTTGATCGACGAGAGAACCGTGGAGCGCTTTGCGGAGTGTGTGGCGGATCCCTCAGTCGCTGCGGAGTACGGCGGATGGGCAGGGTTCGATGGGGCCGCTCCATCGGGATGACATCGGGCGGTTCCGCAGGTGCGGCGTCGTGCCGGTGGAGCCCCGAACGGCTGCGCCGAGGCCTCTGGGTCGGTGCCCGCTGCCGCGTCCAAGCTGAGAAGTGGCCGCGCTTAGATCCTTCGGCCCGCGAGGGATGTGCTGCGGGCGAGCGCGGTGCGCCTGGGCCTCAGGATGACAGGCCTTGATGCGCATCGAGGGGCTTGGGTGGCGCGCCACACTGGCTCCCTTCCCCCGCGCAGTTTGCGGGGGAAGGGCTGGGGATGGGGGGCGCCCGCGGCATGCGCCGGCCCCCGGTCGATCCTCACCTGAAGTTCCCCCCTCCCCGCACGCAGTTTGTGCGGGGAGGGGCCGGGGGAGGGCGCGCCTTACGGCAGGCTACCCGCCAGGAGATCCAGCACGCCCTGAGGATTATCCGTGTTGATCCAGTGCCCGCCCTGCAGCTGGTGGAGATGGACGCGCGGGTTGGCGGTGGACGCCGCCTCCACGCGGCGGATCGCCTCGTCGTCCAGCGAGTTGCTTTCCGTCGCCTTCACGATGTGGATCTCCACCTTACCCGGCGGGCGCACGACGGTCTCCCACAGGTCCGTGCGGAAATAATCGCGCAGCATCTCCTCGATCACCTCCCAGTCCAGGCGCCAGCGGTAAACTCCATCCACCAGCTCCAGGTTGATGGCCATCCACTGCCCCAGCCCCTCGTCGTACCCGGCGCGGGCGATCCCCTCCACCGCCTCGGCGCGCGATGCGAACTCGGGCGGGAGGGCGCGGATCACCTCGATCATCCGCCAGGCGCTGCCCTCGGGCTCGCGGACGGAAAGCGTGCTGTCCATCACCCACACCTGCCGCAGCTGGCCCGCCCCCCCGTGGTGCGCCGCGTAGACGAGCGCCACCTTGCCGCCGAACGAGTGCCCCATCACCGCGGTGGCGTCGATCCCCAGGTGCTCCACCAGCCGGTCGACGTCCGCGGCGGTGGCGGCCTGGGTGTGGGGACCGGGAAAGCCCCGGGATCCGCCGTGGTTGCGCAGGTCCACCAGCAGCACGCCCCACTCCGGCCGCGCCTCCACCAGCCGCCGCGCGATGGTGCCCCAGTTGCGGCCGCTGCCGTAGATGCCGTGAAGCACCAGCAGCCACCGCGTGGGCGTGGCATCCTTCCCCACGACGCGGGTGTGGGCGAGAATTGGTATCTGCGGATCGGACATGGCGTTTCGTGTTGCAAGACCGTTGTGCGTCGGGCGGACGGGCGTCATTGTACCACGCGCCGCGGCCCCCCGCGACCCTTGATCTTGGGACGTACAGAGGTTATCTTAGTGCTAAGATAAATGACGAGGTGACCACGATGAGCGGCACGAGCACGAAGGAATCGACGGAGCAGGCGCTGAAGCTGTTCGTGGTGCTTTCACGCGCGCACAACGCCGTGGCGGCGCACGCCCAGGCCGACATCGCGCGGCATGGCCTGACGCTGATGGAGTTCGGCATCCTGGAGGCGCTGCACCACCGGGGTCCCCTGCTGCTGGGCGAGCTGCAGAAGAAGATCCTGGTGACCAGCGGCGGCGTTACCTACCTGCTGGACCGCCTGGCGGCCAAGGGGCTGGCGGAGCGGCGGCGGTGCGAGCACGACCGGCGCGCCTACTACGCCGCGCTGACCCCCGAGGGCGAGGCGCTGATCACCGAGATCTTTCCCGCCCACGCGGCCGCGCTCGAGGCCGCGCTCGGCGGGCTGACGCCCGAGGAAAAGGAGACGGCCACGGAGCTGCTCCGCAGGCTGGGGCGCCACGCGGCGGAGGCAGAGAAGCCAGCCTAGACAAAAGTCGTTTGCACGATTATCTTAGTTCTAAGATTCAAAGCAGTGAAGCATCGCGGCGGGTCGACGGCCCGGCCGCCGCGAAGACGAGAGAGGGCCCAGGCGAACAACCAACGCAACGAGGACGTCATCATGAGCATCACGACCGAGAGCACCAGCACCACGACCACGTGGCAGATCGACCCGGCGCACACCAACGTCGAGTTCTCGCTGAAGCACCTGATGATCAGCACCGTGCGCGGCCGCTTCGGCGCCGTCAGCGGCACCATCGTGCTCGACGAGGCCAATCCCAGCGCGTCGACGGTGACGGCGGAGATCGACACCACCAGCATCGACACGCGCCAGGAGCAGCGCGACGCGCACCTGCGCTCGGCCGACTTCTTCGACGTCGAGAATTATCCCACGCTCGGCTTCCGCAGCACGAGCGTGACGCCGGCGGG
This is a stretch of genomic DNA from Longimicrobium sp.. It encodes these proteins:
- a CDS encoding YceI family protein produces the protein MSITTESTSTTTTWQIDPAHTNVEFSLKHLMISTVRGRFGAVSGTIVLDEANPSASTVTAEIDTTSIDTRQEQRDAHLRSADFFDVENYPTLGFRSTSVTPAGDGFDVAGDLTIRDVTRQVVLHVTDEGRGGDPWGGERAAFSATTKIDRRDFGLTWNQALETGGVLVSNDIKITLEVQAVKQAD
- a CDS encoding MarR family transcriptional regulator encodes the protein MSGTSTKESTEQALKLFVVLSRAHNAVAAHAQADIARHGLTLMEFGILEALHHRGPLLLGELQKKILVTSGGVTYLLDRLAAKGLAERRRCEHDRRAYYAALTPEGEALITEIFPAHAAALEAALGGLTPEEKETATELLRRLGRHAAEAEKPA
- a CDS encoding alpha/beta hydrolase; the encoded protein is MSDPQIPILAHTRVVGKDATPTRWLLVLHGIYGSGRNWGTIARRLVEARPEWGVLLVDLRNHGGSRGFPGPHTQAATAADVDRLVEHLGIDATAVMGHSFGGKVALVYAAHHGGAGQLRQVWVMDSTLSVREPEGSAWRMIEVIRALPPEFASRAEAVEGIARAGYDEGLGQWMAINLELVDGVYRWRLDWEVIEEMLRDYFRTDLWETVVRPPGKVEIHIVKATESNSLDDEAIRRVEAASTANPRVHLHQLQGGHWINTDNPQGVLDLLAGSLP